The following are from one region of the Paenibacillus bovis genome:
- a CDS encoding glycoside hydrolase family 6 protein, whose amino-acid sequence MAASLLVGSLLPAMYGPTAYAEAHVDNPFVGATGYVNPDYAKEVDGSIARVSDPALKGKMQTVKSYPTAVWLDRIDAIQGGASNAGRLSLEGHLDAALAQKQGNTPITASFVIYDLPGRDCHALASNGELPLTQEALQRYKTEYIDVIAKTFANPKYKDIRIVNVIEPDSLPNLVTNLSDARCAAANSSGIYVEGVQYALNKLHAIPNTYNYLDIGHSGWLGWDNNRSATITLFTNVVRNTTAGLSSIDGFITNTANTTPLNEPNLPNPDLNIGGQPIKSSKYYEWNPYFDESDFTAALYSEFVRAGFPSSIGMLIDTGRNGWGGPNRPAMASGSDINTYVNSGRVDRRAHRGNWCNNSGAGLGTPPTAAPAAHLDAYVWVKPPGESDGSSSLIPNNEGKGFDRMCDPTYTTADGVLTGALPNAPISGAWFHDQFVMLINNAYPALGTTTPPVTPPVTVPTVPTGLKAAAADTQVKLNWSSVTGADHYVVKRATSESGPFTTLDSKVTTTLYTDKAVTNGTTYYYKVSAVNSAGTSSDSAAVSAKPVAVVVVPPVDPEPNPNPNPNPNPTPTGSLSVQYRAADTNVSDMQMKPFFNIKNNGTTPVNLSDLKLRYYFTPEGSQEMSSWIDWAKVGQDNITRTFGNGYVELSFGSAAGTIQPGSESGEIQLRMAKSDWSVMDESNDYSFDASKASYTDWNKVTLYQAGKLVWGMEP is encoded by the coding sequence ATGGCGGCTTCACTGCTAGTAGGGAGTCTACTGCCGGCAATGTATGGACCGACAGCATATGCAGAGGCTCATGTGGATAATCCGTTTGTCGGTGCGACCGGATATGTGAATCCGGATTACGCCAAAGAAGTTGACGGTTCGATCGCCAGAGTCAGTGATCCTGCGCTCAAGGGTAAAATGCAGACGGTCAAATCCTACCCAACCGCCGTATGGCTGGATCGGATCGACGCGATCCAGGGCGGCGCATCCAATGCCGGACGTCTCAGTCTGGAAGGGCATCTGGATGCCGCACTGGCTCAAAAGCAAGGCAATACCCCGATAACAGCAAGCTTTGTTATCTATGATCTGCCAGGACGGGATTGCCATGCGCTGGCATCTAACGGTGAACTTCCTTTGACCCAGGAAGCTCTGCAGCGCTACAAAACGGAATATATTGATGTAATCGCCAAGACGTTTGCGAATCCCAAATACAAGGATATCCGCATAGTTAACGTGATTGAGCCGGATAGTCTGCCGAATCTGGTCACCAACCTGAGTGATGCCCGCTGTGCAGCAGCCAACTCCAGCGGTATCTATGTCGAAGGCGTGCAGTATGCGCTAAATAAGCTTCATGCCATCCCTAATACCTACAACTACCTGGATATCGGCCACTCGGGCTGGCTGGGTTGGGATAACAACCGGTCAGCGACAATTACATTGTTCACCAATGTGGTGCGCAATACCACAGCCGGACTATCCAGCATTGACGGCTTCATTACCAACACAGCGAATACCACACCGCTAAATGAGCCGAATCTGCCGAACCCGGATCTGAATATCGGGGGACAGCCGATCAAGTCATCCAAGTATTATGAGTGGAATCCGTACTTTGACGAATCGGACTTCACTGCGGCGCTATACTCCGAATTCGTTCGTGCCGGATTCCCGAGTAGCATCGGTATGCTGATCGATACCGGACGCAACGGCTGGGGCGGACCGAATCGTCCGGCGATGGCTTCGGGCAGTGACATCAATACGTATGTCAATTCCGGCCGTGTCGACCGCCGTGCTCACCGGGGCAACTGGTGTAATAACAGCGGAGCCGGTCTGGGTACACCACCAACCGCTGCACCTGCCGCTCATCTGGATGCCTATGTATGGGTCAAGCCTCCGGGTGAATCCGATGGCTCCAGCTCCCTGATCCCGAATAATGAAGGCAAAGGCTTTGACCGTATGTGTGATCCGACTTACACCACAGCAGATGGCGTACTGACTGGCGCGCTGCCAAATGCTCCGATCTCCGGTGCGTGGTTCCATGACCAGTTCGTGATGCTGATCAACAACGCTTATCCGGCACTGGGCACAACGACACCACCAGTAACGCCTCCGGTAACCGTACCGACAGTACCTACAGGTCTGAAAGCAGCAGCCGCTGATACACAGGTGAAGCTGAATTGGTCATCCGTGACCGGAGCCGATCACTATGTAGTCAAAAGAGCGACCAGCGAGAGCGGTCCTTTTACTACACTGGATAGCAAAGTCACAACTACACTTTATACCGACAAAGCAGTTACGAACGGCACCACGTATTATTACAAAGTGAGTGCCGTGAATAGTGCAGGCACCAGCTCCGACTCTGCAGCCGTCAGTGCCAAACCGGTAGCCGTCGTCGTGGTACCGCCTGTTGATCCGGAACCCAATCCAAATCCTAACCCCAATCCGAATCCAACACCAACAGGCAGCTTGAGTGTGCAATATCGTGCAGCAGATACGAATGTATCGGATATGCAGATGAAGCCATTTTTCAATATCAAGAATAATGGTACTACTCCGGTAAATCTGAGCGATCTGAAGCTGCGTTACTACTTTACCCCGGAAGGTTCCCAGGAGATGAGCTCCTGGATCGACTGGGCTAAGGTAGGACAGGATAATATCACACGTACCTTTGGCAATGGATATGTCGAGCTGAGCTTTGGCAGCGCAGCAGGGACAATCCAGCCGGGCAGCGAGAGTGGAGAGATTCAGCTGCGCATGGCCAAGTCCGACTGGTCGGTGATGGACGAGAGCAATGATTATTCTTTTGACGCGTCCAAGGCAAGCTATACCGATTGGAACAAGGTCACTCTATATCAGGCAGGCAAATTGGTCTGGGGTATGGAGCCATAA
- a CDS encoding DUF2357 domain-containing protein encodes MNLNKSVNLLEIQTSIGSIYLQGKPYHPAVETLQLHREKGQWVDAHLKCTSLTSDIEVQSVQVFSPVEGELVAWSAGADVLPCFYEQQNYEFVYERAEDTSLPVTFYHDNQYLREAVTPKGKRLLSGMLNFRNEVGFTELELRSNGQRLLLIELEIFPSKLDYKQDYVALLHEVNEQVYNLSFDFLKRTYQSVSLRDSEHQSLSEFFSIISHLFGQMEKAMERISIQPHHQMNREQELRNAALVKKASRRNTTYLARHPQHLEKLQRPSLERENGQGIGSRHLNEQLQADPSRRGALSINGEDYRPLRLLDTVKHLSYDTAENRMLRWMLERILSRLHRLRDQYAQLNRPQNYRSRTYDEQFVRRVDGMISRMERMLSANWLQQLSPMRSMSLSLVMQMAPGYREMYRYYLTLLKGLSIQSDLLRLSMKEISELYEYWCFLKLNELLSRKYQLVRQNVIRLNHSGLFVTLDRGQRSRMEYVNPRSGETFVLYYNSAPDRQGTPTLPQRPDNVLSLRKVDAGQEKEYSFIFDAKYKLNVAEEGSAYRASYGQPGPQEEDINTMHRYRDAIVHGVNEQDSSVFDPVTAIEQGAAEEESKTPFYNKDKAEHDPGAATADLGEDTISLRIRYERSMYGAYVLFPYGNEEEYRQHHFYKSVRRINVGALPFLPNATTLVEEFLDELIQDSPEKAYERSTTPRGTEEYYANKLVTRNMIVGSVRGPEQVELALTHGFYHVPLKNFTNSQVITQLEYVAMYQSKRKFGPLGQAGIHYYGRITGWQIMQRRDITEIPSDERRDDQLYVKFTVERWQERNEPITLGGQGIYTLLYTSKYIFDRAHELAELRLESEEDLRQWREKRRQGQVKVVLDNEYVDLAQRVIDVSVEE; translated from the coding sequence ATGAATCTGAATAAAAGTGTGAATCTATTGGAGATCCAGACGAGCATAGGGAGCATCTATCTGCAGGGTAAGCCGTATCATCCGGCAGTAGAGACGCTGCAGCTGCACCGGGAAAAGGGACAGTGGGTCGATGCCCATCTCAAGTGTACGTCGCTGACATCGGATATTGAGGTGCAGTCGGTGCAGGTATTCTCTCCGGTAGAGGGGGAATTGGTAGCATGGAGCGCTGGCGCAGATGTACTACCCTGCTTTTACGAGCAGCAGAATTATGAGTTTGTGTATGAACGGGCAGAGGATACGAGTCTGCCGGTCACCTTTTACCATGATAATCAGTATCTGCGGGAAGCGGTCACGCCCAAGGGCAAGCGGTTGCTATCCGGGATGCTTAACTTCCGTAATGAAGTGGGCTTTACCGAGCTGGAGCTACGGAGTAACGGGCAGCGTCTACTGTTGATTGAGCTGGAGATTTTTCCGTCCAAGCTGGATTACAAGCAGGACTATGTAGCTCTACTGCATGAAGTGAACGAGCAGGTGTATAATCTATCGTTCGATTTTCTCAAGCGTACGTACCAGTCGGTCTCGCTAAGGGATAGTGAACACCAGAGCCTGAGCGAGTTTTTCTCGATTATTTCGCATCTATTTGGTCAAATGGAAAAGGCGATGGAGCGAATATCCATTCAGCCGCATCACCAGATGAACCGCGAGCAGGAACTGCGTAATGCCGCTCTGGTGAAAAAAGCCAGTCGGCGCAACACTACCTATCTGGCTCGTCATCCGCAGCATCTGGAGAAATTGCAGCGTCCATCTCTGGAACGCGAAAATGGACAGGGGATAGGCAGCAGACATCTGAATGAACAGTTGCAAGCCGATCCTTCCCGCCGTGGTGCGCTATCTATTAACGGAGAAGATTACCGTCCGCTTCGACTGCTCGATACGGTCAAGCATCTCTCGTATGATACGGCAGAGAACCGGATGCTGCGCTGGATGCTGGAGCGTATTCTCTCCAGACTGCATCGTCTGCGTGACCAGTATGCCCAGCTAAACCGTCCGCAGAATTACCGCAGCCGCACATATGACGAGCAGTTCGTGCGCCGGGTAGATGGAATGATCTCGCGGATGGAGCGGATGCTGTCTGCCAATTGGCTGCAGCAGCTGTCCCCGATGCGCAGCATGAGTCTCAGTCTGGTCATGCAGATGGCGCCGGGCTACCGGGAGATGTACCGATATTATCTGACCTTGCTCAAAGGACTATCGATCCAGAGCGATCTGCTGCGCCTGTCGATGAAGGAAATCTCGGAGCTGTACGAATACTGGTGCTTCCTCAAGCTGAATGAACTGCTCAGCCGCAAATACCAGCTGGTTCGCCAGAATGTGATTCGGCTGAATCACTCCGGTCTATTCGTAACCCTGGATCGGGGGCAGCGCTCGCGGATGGAGTATGTGAATCCGCGCAGCGGCGAGACATTTGTGCTGTATTACAACAGTGCACCGGATAGACAGGGTACGCCGACACTGCCGCAGCGACCGGATAATGTACTTTCGTTGCGGAAAGTGGACGCTGGACAGGAGAAGGAATACAGCTTTATTTTCGATGCCAAATACAAACTGAATGTAGCCGAAGAAGGATCTGCCTACCGGGCAAGCTATGGCCAGCCGGGACCGCAGGAAGAAGACATCAACACGATGCACCGCTACCGGGATGCGATTGTGCACGGAGTGAACGAGCAGGATTCTTCTGTATTTGATCCAGTGACAGCTATAGAACAAGGTGCAGCTGAAGAGGAGTCCAAGACTCCATTTTACAATAAAGATAAAGCAGAGCATGATCCTGGAGCTGCCACTGCCGATCTTGGAGAAGATACAATATCTCTCCGTATCCGCTATGAACGCAGCATGTACGGCGCATATGTACTGTTCCCGTATGGTAACGAGGAGGAGTACCGCCAGCACCACTTTTACAAAAGTGTACGACGGATCAATGTAGGCGCGCTGCCTTTCCTGCCCAATGCGACAACGCTGGTAGAGGAATTCCTGGATGAACTCATCCAGGATAGCCCGGAAAAGGCATACGAACGATCCACTACGCCGCGCGGTACAGAAGAGTACTATGCCAACAAGCTCGTCACCCGCAATATGATCGTCGGATCGGTACGCGGACCGGAGCAGGTAGAGCTGGCATTAACACATGGATTCTACCATGTGCCGCTCAAGAACTTTACCAATTCACAGGTCATTACCCAGCTCGAATATGTCGCCATGTACCAGTCCAAACGCAAGTTTGGTCCACTCGGTCAAGCCGGTATCCACTATTACGGACGCATCACCGGCTGGCAGATTATGCAGCGCCGGGACATTACCGAGATTCCGTCAGACGAGCGACGAGATGACCAATTGTATGTAAAATTCACTGTAGAGCGCTGGCAGGAACGCAACGAGCCGATTACACTCGGCGGACAGGGCATCTATACCCTGCTGTATACGAGCAAATATATTTTCGACCGCGCTCACGAACTCGCCGAACTGCGACTCGAATCCGAAGAAGACCTGAGACAATGGCGCGAGAAGCGCAGGCAAGGTCAGGTCAAAGTAGTGCTGGATAACGAGTATGTCGATCTGGCACAGCGTGTAATAGACGTATCCGTAGAAGAGTAG
- a CDS encoding cellulase family glycosylhydrolase, which yields MWMKTVKKFSSGVLAATLTVTLAVSAGGTSAEAATTPVQQHGQLSIKNGRLVDTKGTPVQLKGISSHGIQWFGNYVNKDTMKWLRDDWGISVFRVAMYTNEGGYISNPSVANKVKEAVAAAKDLGVYVIIDWHILSDGDPNTYKTQAKNFFNEMSAQYGTLPNVIYEIANEPNGGVTWNNQIRPYAVDVTKSIRANDPDNIIIVGTGTWSQDVQDAADNQLPDANTMYAVHFYAGTHGQFLRDRIDYALSKKAPVFVTEWGTSDASGNGGPFLTESKTWIDFLNSRGVSWVNWSLSDKSEASAALTPGASSTGGWSQANLSTSGKFVREQTRAGSTTVGGGTTTPTPTQPTTPTTPGNGGGNTGGGTTSPTPGTGSGTPDTGTTAPANGALSLQFRSGDNNPSDNAMRPVFNIKNNGSTPVKLSDLKVRYYFNNDGKSGDQTYIDWAQVGAANITTTSKALSSSKSTANRYVEFSFTSAAGSIPAGGQSGEVQARIHPYDWSNFNETNDYSYNNGSTTFTTYNKVTIYNQDKLVWGVTP from the coding sequence ATGTGGATGAAAACAGTCAAAAAATTCTCTTCCGGTGTACTGGCAGCGACGCTGACCGTAACACTGGCCGTATCAGCAGGAGGGACGTCTGCCGAAGCAGCGACGACTCCAGTACAACAGCATGGTCAGCTGTCGATCAAAAATGGACGTCTGGTCGATACGAAAGGAACACCCGTACAGCTGAAAGGGATCAGCTCGCACGGTATCCAATGGTTCGGCAACTATGTGAATAAAGACACGATGAAATGGCTGCGCGACGACTGGGGTATCTCGGTATTTCGGGTAGCGATGTATACAAACGAAGGCGGTTACATTTCCAATCCGTCTGTCGCCAATAAAGTCAAAGAAGCCGTAGCCGCAGCCAAAGACCTGGGCGTCTATGTGATCATCGACTGGCATATCCTGTCCGATGGCGATCCAAATACGTACAAAACACAAGCGAAAAACTTTTTCAATGAAATGTCCGCTCAATACGGTACACTGCCTAACGTGATCTATGAAATTGCCAACGAGCCAAATGGCGGCGTAACATGGAATAACCAGATCCGTCCGTATGCAGTCGATGTAACCAAATCGATCCGTGCCAATGACCCGGATAACATCATCATCGTCGGTACAGGCACATGGAGTCAGGATGTGCAGGATGCAGCAGATAACCAGCTGCCGGATGCCAATACGATGTACGCAGTGCATTTCTATGCCGGTACCCATGGCCAATTCCTGCGCGACCGTATCGACTACGCCCTGAGCAAAAAAGCACCTGTATTTGTAACCGAGTGGGGCACAAGCGATGCTTCCGGTAACGGTGGTCCTTTCCTGACCGAATCCAAAACATGGATCGATTTCCTCAATAGTCGCGGCGTAAGCTGGGTGAACTGGTCTCTGTCCGACAAGAGTGAAGCTTCGGCAGCACTGACACCAGGAGCAAGCTCGACTGGCGGATGGTCCCAGGCCAACCTGTCTACTTCTGGTAAATTCGTCAGAGAGCAGACACGTGCAGGTTCTACAACGGTAGGTGGAGGTACGACAACTCCAACACCGACGCAGCCGACGACTCCTACAACACCAGGTAATGGTGGCGGTAACACAGGCGGCGGTACAACGTCTCCGACTCCGGGTACAGGTAGCGGAACTCCAGACACAGGCACAACCGCACCGGCTAACGGCGCACTTTCCCTGCAATTCCGCAGCGGCGACAATAACCCGTCCGATAACGCCATGCGTCCGGTATTTAATATCAAAAATAATGGCAGCACACCGGTTAAGCTGAGCGATCTGAAAGTACGCTATTATTTTAACAACGACGGCAAATCCGGTGACCAGACATATATCGACTGGGCTCAGGTAGGTGCAGCCAATATAACGACTACATCCAAAGCACTGTCCAGTAGTAAATCGACTGCCAACCGCTATGTAGAGTTCTCCTTTACCAGCGCAGCAGGCTCGATCCCGGCAGGCGGACAGAGCGGTGAAGTCCAGGCACGTATTCACCCATACGACTGGAGCAACTTTAACGAAACCAACGACTATTCCTACAATAATGGCAGCACCACCTTCACCACTTACAACAAAGTAACCATCTATAACCAGGACAAACTGGTATGGGGCGTCACTCCGTAA